The genomic segment CCTAAGCTGGTAGCAGGGGCCATTGCGGCGGTGATCAGGGAGAGTGGCGCGGTTGAGTGTCAGGCTGTAGGTGCTGGAGCGGTAAACCAGGCTGTCAAATCCATAGCCATAGCGAGAGGATATGTGGCTCCCAACGGAATCGATATGGTCTGCGTTCCGGCTTTCTCGAAGATAGAGATAGACGGGGAGGAGAGGACCGCGATTCGTTTCCAACTGGAAAAAAGATAGATCCTAAAGAGACGGAGACGGCCCCTAGGGGATGTCTCTGTCTTCTTTTATAACTGAGGGGGGAGTAACGTGCGTCGAGTTGTGATTTCTGTTTTTGCTATACTGTCATTTTTATCCCTGTCCACGTCTGCTATCGCCGGCGACGACGGTCTAGGGGAGTTCATCCGGGAGTCGGTGTGGAGAAGAATCTGCTCAAGCGGCATGAACAGCGCATCGGTGGCGGTAGTTAAGGAGGGGAAGGTACTTTTCTCCGAGGGATTTGGTGTGGCCGATAGGGGATCAGCGGTAGCAGCGGATGAGCGTACCCTCTACAATATAGGATCAATAAGCAAGATGTTTTGCTCTTTAGCGGTAATGGCCCTGGTGGAGGATGGGATCTTGAGATTGGACGATAAAGTTGTCTCTAACCTCCCTGATCTCAGCTTTGAGGATTGTAGGTTTGGGGATATAGCTGTGAGGATGCTTTTGAACCACTCCTCCGGCCTTCCTGGGACGGTTTCCTCCGGCGGTTTTTCTTATGCGGTCGACGGTGGATATCTGGATCGTTTCATCGAAACCATCTCAAGGTCCACTTTGGTTCACGATCCTGGAGTAGCAGCACCTTACTGTAACGACGGTTTTACCTTAGCGGAGGTTCTGGTTGAGAAGGCTAGCGGCATGGATTACTTCGAGTTTCTGAGAAAGAGGGTCTTACTGCCATTGGGCCTTTTCTCCGTCGGGAGGAGTTTGGGAGCCCGTGGATCTTTGGAAAGCCCAGCGGCCCGTTATTACAGGACCGATGGGCGGATTGAACCTCTTGAGGTGGTAAATCTTATAGGGGCCGGTGGACTGTCATGTACCGCTCTGGACCTCTGTCGTTTTGCGGGAATGTTTTATACGCCGTCTTTTTCTGTCCTCGGAGAAGCCTCCATGAGGGAGATGTTGGCTCCCCAGCCTGTTCTGTCCTCAGGAAAAGGGTTGCCGAATTTTTCTTTTGGACTGGGCTGGGATGCTACATCAATTCGCTCCTACGAGGAAGCTGGATTACAGGTGTTGGTCAAGACAGGAGGCACAGGCCACTATACATCGGTACTCTTTGTCCTCCCTTCCATGGAAATGTCTATAGCGGTGCTTTCATCCGGTAATTCAGATGTACCTGAACTTGGAAAAGAGATCCTGCACAGAATTCTTTCGGACAGAGGCGTGGTCGTTCAAACTGGAGACCTGTCGGTCTCTACAGAGACCGCTTCGTCTCTGCCCGATTGGGTAGGGGAGTTTGAGGGCTATTACGGCTCATCCAGCGGTGGTCTGATCCAGCTTAAATTCGATAGAGAGTCGAACGTCATGGATCTATGGGAGATACACGGTCCAGGAGAAGATCAACGATCTAAGGTTCTCCGATGTAGC from the Dethiosulfovibrio salsuginis genome contains:
- a CDS encoding stage V sporulation protein S, producing the protein MEILKVSASSQPKLVAGAIAAVIRESGAVECQAVGAGAVNQAVKSIAIARGYVAPNGIDMVCVPAFSKIEIDGEERTAIRFQLEKR
- a CDS encoding serine hydrolase domain-containing protein, translating into MRRVVISVFAILSFLSLSTSAIAGDDGLGEFIRESVWRRICSSGMNSASVAVVKEGKVLFSEGFGVADRGSAVAADERTLYNIGSISKMFCSLAVMALVEDGILRLDDKVVSNLPDLSFEDCRFGDIAVRMLLNHSSGLPGTVSSGGFSYAVDGGYLDRFIETISRSTLVHDPGVAAPYCNDGFTLAEVLVEKASGMDYFEFLRKRVLLPLGLFSVGRSLGARGSLESPAARYYRTDGRIEPLEVVNLIGAGGLSCTALDLCRFAGMFYTPSFSVLGEASMREMLAPQPVLSSGKGLPNFSFGLGWDATSIRSYEEAGLQVLVKTGGTGHYTSVLFVLPSMEMSIAVLSSGNSDVPELGKEILHRILSDRGVVVQTGDLSVSTETASSLPDWVGEFEGYYGSSSGGLIQLKFDRESNVMDLWEIHGPGEDQRSKVLRCSPLIDGNFKDDKEHIYRLVSDDRGFYLTSPALTFETDTVGLEKLPIPENPVSPQPGVAGALWLRKDMTYSDSSAYYSSAMVRSFMMEDLPGYLIFQQPLMLTSPLKGAVPTEKLRDRLELIVDRSGKTAWLYGTTYGISDEAMVLPIEGMSILLEKDEHCRWLKVQNQGRVSVDLPETGRCLFFVDGECVYDSLIDGETVSVVSGGYMVLVGSSGDRFVLSSQLASHR